The following nucleotide sequence is from Methylocella sp..
TTGAGCTTACAAATGGCCTTGAGGTTCAACCGATGGACAATCGCAACGCCTTCACGATATCGTCGATCGCCATACGCGTGCGGAAGTCTGGATCAACGAAACGGGCGAGAATGCGACCTTGCCGCCCAATCACGAAGGTCGCCGGCAACGGCAAAAGCCAAGCGTCATTTCCTTGAAATGCGTCGAGGGATAAACCATGCTCGACCATCAGCTCCCGAACACGATCGCCAACCCACATGGCGAGCCCGAGCGACATTGCGTAACCGTTATCCATATCGGAAAGCACGGGGAGTCGGTTCAACAATTCGGCGACGATTGACGCTGTCGACGACTGCCGCTCCGGCATGATCGATACAATCCGTGCTCCGAATTCCGCGAATTCGCGTTCGGCCTCGGACATGGACCAGAGCTCGATCTTGCAGAAGGGGCACCAGTGGCCGCGATTGAAGCTGAGGACTACCGGACCTTGTGTCAGAGTCTCGCCGAGACTCACCATTCGCCCGTGGGAATTGGGAAGGATGAAGGGTGGCATGATATCGCCGACCTCAGGCGCGCCGGCGCCTGCTTCGACTGACCGAAGCCGCTCGACTAGGCGATCATACACGTCCGGGAAAGGCGACCCCGATTCTCGCATGGCCGTAGCGTAGCGGGAGAGACGTTGGGCAGGTGGAATATCCGCCGCGCAGATCTCGGCCAACAGAGCCGTCAAATTAATTCTCGGCTTCACATCGAATCTCGCATCGAGCGGCCGAGACGCCGATCCCCGAAGGATCCCCGATCGTTTCCGCCATGGCCAATAGCGGCGCGCTATCGAAAGGGAAGAAACATAGCATGGTACGCGGCCGGCCCCACTCACCGGCAGGCGGCGCTGTGAGTCATGATAGACGGTCGCGCCTCGCCGTGAGAAACTTTGAGGGTCAAAACAAGGCGTACCCACGCTCAGCTCTCATTTGCAAAGAGTAAGGCCACGGCGGCGTGGTTACCAGCGAACACTGGGACATAGCCCATAGCAAATCGCTACCGTTTCGATACCTTTACATACCCTTCCGCTTGCTTTTTTTAAGCTTGTATTCGGCCAACAGGCCTCCCGCGCATTAGACGTTACCACCACCCGACTCGGGAATTGTGAAAGCGCGCTTTGGCGGGCGATCCATCACTCAAGAAGAGTACAGCATGAATAAGCAAAACTTGGTTCGACATCTACCGAGCCGCTGGCTATCCACCTGCACAGCATCAATCCTGGCATTCGGCGTTTTGGCCGCCGCACAGGCGAACGCCGCGGTCGTCGTTCGTGGGACCGAGGGGGCCCCGCTATCGGAGGCCCGTACGGCACCGGATTTCATCAAGCCTGATGTCAGCATCGTCACGGCCCAGCCATCGCCTTCCGAAATCAACCCGGCTTTCCTCGGTCCGGTGCTCCTCATGAAGCAGGCGCAGGTCGACCTGCAAAACGGTACGGCCCGGCTGCCGCTTCGGAAGGGACGGCTCAAATCGGGTGAGCTCGTTTGGTTTGTGCTGACCGATGTCACGGACGAGAACCTCGCCAACCTGCACGGCATCAACTATTCGCCCAAGCTCGCCTACGCTCTGACAGGAAAAGCTTCCCGCGAGGCGACGATCGACCCGGACGGCGCCTTCGTGTTCAACGCGGGGAAGGTGGATTTCTCACCCGACCACGCAGTCACGCCCGGCGCTGCGCCGAACTTCTTTCCTCCGAAGTCCGCACAGCCCGGATCGGTGGGCGACGCCGACTACACCCCCCTCGTCCACATCGAGAATGCCGCTAAGGACGTGCTGTTCAACGCGCCGATGCTGGCCTTCAACGTCGACGAAACCAAACTCAATACGATGTGCGACGGCAACGTCGACCACAAGTTCGTTGAAGACAAGGTTGTGTCAATCTGCCCGCGCGACGGATACGTCACGTTGCAACTGACGCTCGGTTTCACCTTCTCCAAACCAATCCTCTACCTGTCGACCGAAGCCAATGATCCTGTCGTCGCCACACTCGAAGGCGCGACCTACGCGCCTGCCATGAAGGATCTTCCCTTCGCGTTGGAAGACGCGTCGCCGGGAGAGTCGGCCGAACGCATCTATGTTTTCGTCAATGGACCAACTGGTCTAGACAACCCGCAGCGTCAGGGGCTCGACAGCGCTCTTTCGGACGGACGCGGGCCGTTGAATATCCTGGGCGGCATCCCGACCATCAACCTCGATTACAGCCCGATGTGGCGCGTGTTCCCGGCCAAATGGAGCGGTGCCGCGATCGAGCGCGGCTACCGCTCCCGGCTGACCGACGCCTTTGCGATCGAAGACATGGCCACGCGCGGCTTCATAACCGGTATCGACAATGGCGCGTTGCGCCCGGTCGGCTTCATCGTCAACTGCCCGGTCGTATACCGTATCAACTGACGACCGTCGGCGCCGCATGCCGCGTCCGCGCACGCGGCGCCGACTGGCCCAGCCATATTCACAAGATCACTGGCAATGCGAAGAGAAAAGCAATGAATCCTGTTCACCTCGGTTTGGCCGCAGCCCTCACTATCTCGTTGCCGGGACCCGCGTGGGCGGCCAGGCCTACGAGCCCCTCCTCGATGACGGCGACGTTCGGCGATCCCAATGCGGGACACGTCGACCTGCAGGTTGCATGGGTTGGGAAGACTGTACGTGCGGTCGAAATCGTCACCCATCGAGTCGGCGCGCCAGGATCTCGCTTCCAACTGAAAGTTGATGGTCGGCAAGTGATTCCGCCCTCGATTTTGTCCGACAAGGAATGCCATTTCGACGGGGGTGGAAGCGTTTGCAACATTACCGTCGACCGCAAGTCGGGCGCTTTTCGGACTCTGCTTGCGGCTATCAGGACGGGAACGACGGCCCGCGTCACGATTGAGAACGCGGGCAACGTCGCCATGGACACGGATGCCTCGATCCGAAAGCTCGCGACGAGGCTTCGGCGCCGCTGAGAGCGGAGCGACGGCAGACCGCGGCGCGGGGACGCGTTCATGAGTCGGCGTGCGGCGACCAAGTTTCAGCTTGTCGGCCATCCTCACCGATCTGGCGCTGGAAATCGGCATCATCCTTTTGGTGCTGACGGGGCGGCAGTTCACCGCGCGGAAGTGTCCAAAGACAGGGGGAATGACGATAGAAGCGATAGACTGTCGGGGTTTGTTGCCCGTCCGAACGGGTTGATCGGCGTCGATGATCCAAGACCCGGCCGAGGCGCCGGCGTTTTTTGCGGAACAAGTCATCGCGGCTGGCGCCCATGCGGTCTTCGTCGACGCCAGAAAAGGCCTGGTGAAAAGTCTTTCGCAAAAGGACAATCGACACATTCCGCCTTTGGGTTACGGGCTTGTTCATGCTCTGAAGCAGCTTTCCACATGCGCCGATCGCGTTTAACGGCGGGCTCGAAATCCTTGAGTTGATGCGGGCCGAACTCAATCATATCCACCCGCGGGGCCTATCAGGATCCCGGCCGCAAATATCGTCGACTTGCTGCTCAAATCCAGCGCTGCGGTGGCGTGGGTCGCGATGTAACCGATAGCGGCGTCCTTGCGTATTCAGCCGACCTGGGTCGGCTTCCAACAGCGGACTTTGCGCGGACTGTGGCGGTCTTATTCCCAGAGCGATCTTGGACCGCTGGCGAACGGACTGTCCCGAAGATAAAATCGCAGGAGGCGGCTCGCGCCCCGCGAAATGCCGATCCTGATGCTCTGCCCGATTTCGCCGGGTTCGCGGTCACCGCGTCCGAGCCATAGAGGGCCTTCTCGGCAAAGATCGAGCCCATCGAGCCGACGATCAACCCGCAGCGCCGCAGCGAACCTTCCTGATCTAAGTCAAGGCCGCAAGGGTGTGGCGCCCCTTATTGGAGCGAACGCAACCTCACGCCGGCGAATTCACTTGGCTTGTGGAATAAAGCCAGGCACGCCGGTCTCCGCCACTGCGTTGAACCTGACGTTCGCCGTGATGCCCTCCCGCATCTCGCGCATGGCGTCTTCAGGCAGCGCCGATATCTCAAAGTTCTCTTGGATGTAGCCAGGTTTGGTTGAGGTGGTCAGGAAGGCCGTGCCGCGTTGTGCGGCCCAGGCCAGCGCAACTTGCGCCGGCGTTTTGTGGACGCGCTGTGCAATGCTTGTGATCACAGGGTCATCCAGCATTTTCGGACTCATGCCGTGTCCCAACGCTGCAAACGCCAGCAGTACGATCCTGTTCTCCCGACAGAAGTCGAGCAGCTCCCACTCGGGGAGGTACGGATGGGATTCGACTTGCACCACGGCAGGCTTGATCCGCGCAGCCGCAACGACCTCTCGCACCTTTTCCAATGTAACATCTGACAGGCCGATCGCCTTGCAGTGACCGTCATCAATGAGGCGCTCAAGCGCCTGCCACGTCTCGATTAACGTCACGCCGCGATCATATATCACCTGACCGCGCTCGTCCCTCGGGTCCTGCTCGTCGCCGGGTCGAAAGGCAAAAGGGGTATGGATGAGATAGCAATCGACATAGTCGAGCTGCAGTCGCCGGAGACTTGCGTCATAGGCGGGTTTGACCCGTTCAGGACGATGATTGGTGTTCCATAGCTTCGTGGTGACGAAGACGTCCTCCCGCCGGATCATCCCCGCCTTGAACACTGCCTGCATCGCATCGCCAACCGCCGCTTCATTGCGATATCGTTCCGCACAGTCGAGATGCCGAAATCCCACTTCCAATGCGGTCGTCGTCGCTTGTTTGGTGGCGAGAGGATCGGGGATCAGCGTGCCAAACCCGACGGCGGGGATCGCACCTGATCCGTGGGTAAGCGGAATCCTCGTATAACGAAGCACATCGGGGCTTGCCATACCCATGCTCCTCCTTCGATTGACGCGAGGGCGCGGGGCCAGATAACAGCGACCTCTGAGGTGGCCCCATTCGTGAGCCAGGAAACGGAGCTAGCTAAGAGAACGTCCCGCAAGTTTTTCCATTAGCCGTACGCGGGAGCGATGATTCTGTCTACTACTTATCCTGATCCATTGAGCGATCTTGGACCGCTGACGAACCGATTGCCGCGAACGTAGAATCGCAGCAGACTGTCGGCTGCGCGTGTAATGCTGATCCGTTTGCTCTGCCCGATTTCGCCGGATGCTCGAACGTCAGATCCGAGCCGCAGCGGACCGGCCTGACAAAGGTCGATCCCGTCAAGCTGACGATCAACCCGCAACGCGGCAGCGAGCCTTCCTGGTCCTCGCGCCAAGTCTCGCAAGCGCTCGATGCCGCGATTTAGCTGCATGATCGGAATGCCTTCGAGCGGCTCGAGCGCCCTGATCAGGACGCCGGCTCCGATCCCGGGCGTCTCGCTCGAAACATTCACCATGTATGAGCTGCCATAGGCGAAATAAATATAGGCGTGTCCGCGCTCGAGAAACTCGGCCAAAACCCGCCATACGCCGAGATTTTACCAATGTTCGATGTCCGAGATTTCGGTCTTTCGGCCGAGGGAGCCCGATTTTTTGATTCACGCACAGACCGGTTCGATTAGCTTTACCGGCCAGAAAATACGCATCTCGTCCGGTGGGTCATTGCGATTTCGCGTGATTGCCGCACGGTTTTAATGAGTTCGAGTCGTGCAAGTTTTCGCGCAGCCGCCTCCTCCGTGAATGTTGCCTGCAACGCAGCGAATGGCGCGCGTCCGAGGTTGGCTCGTGTTGACCCCTATCCGCCGTCGCCTGGCGCTTTGCTGCTTATGAGGCTAGGGCAGCGGCGTCTTTCAGATGGGCAATATCTTTTCTGAGATGTTTTGTCGCCGGCGTGACGATAGCTATAAAAAAGGATTCGCGCAGACGACGGCTATAGGCTGAACCGGCAACATAACCGCGCGCGCCAGCGTGAAGCATGGCGGCTTGCGCGGCGTCAAGACCGAGGGTCGAAGCTTCGAGGCGCGCTTCGAATACGCGTTCAAGAAAGGCGCTGTTTTGATCGAGCGGCGTCAATGCGAGTTTCACGAGGTTTGCCTCTAGGCTGAGCAGCCGATCTTCGATTTCGGCAGGCCCGACGGGCAGAAACCGGTTCACCTTCCAAATTGGCTCTGGCAGGTTGCGCATAAGCGCAATCGCACCGCGAACGAGACCCGAAGCCATCCCAGTTTGAAGCAGAATGAAGCCGGGACGGATCCTACTGGCGAATGGACGCAGCGGATCGGCCAGGATGGTCTCATCCGGAATGAAAGCCTGCTTGAATAGCATCGTGACGGTGGCTGTGCCATTGAGCGCGATGAACTGCGTCGCATTTCGAGAGGAAACGCCTTCCTCGCCGCTACGGACCAGCGCCATTATGATATGGTCATCATCATCTTCAAGTGAGAAGCATATGCCGAAATAGTGCCCCTGCTCGATATTGGAGACCCAGGGTAGGATGCCATCAATGCGGTAGCCGCCTGCAACGCGCCGGCCCCGTAGCCGCAGCGGTTCGATGCCTGAGAGAGCCTTCATAGGATTGGACAGTCCCGTGCCGCCGAGGATCTCGCCGCTCGCCGCGCCGCTTTGCAATTGCCCGCGCAGATCTTCATTGTCAGTATTCTCCACGTACCAGCCAAAAGCATCTTGGCACCATACGCAGAAGGCCGTGGACAGGCATTCTTCCGCGACAAGACTCATCGCGGCAATCGCGGCGCCGACGTCGACGGATCGCGTTTCGCCGAAGCCTCTATGATGCTGGGCGAACGCTCCCGCGGCGCCAAGGTGGCGCAAAATATCCAGCGGATATTCGCCCTTGCTGTCTATATCGGGAGCCCGTGGGCGGAGGTATCGCACCGCGATATCGCGGACGCGGGCCAGCATGAATTCAGTCGCGCTGGCGGCGCTCTTCGCCATCTCTCGCGTCGGCATGCAATTTCCGCCTTTTTAGCTGGAGAGCTTGACTTTGAGCGGCACTGGTCTCGTGAAGGTGTTGGCGACCGGCGACCAAGTCGTCGCGTGGGCGACGAGCGCGTCAAGCTTGTCTTGCGGCGCATCCGCATCGATTTTCACAGCGACGCGAACCGCGCTGAAGCCGACCGACTCGGGAGCGGCGCCGACGCCCCATACGGCGCTGATATTGATGTCGCCCTCGAGTTCAAGCTCGAGGGAACGGATTTTTATGCCTTGCGCCAAAGCATTGGCGTGAATGCCGACGGAAAGGCAGGATCCAAGCGCCGCCAACGCCGCCTCGGACGGGTTTGGCGCCGTATCATCGCCGAGCAATCCCGGCGGCTCGTCTACGATGTGAGCCGGCAGATCCCGGATGAAATTCAACTGCCGAAACTTGCCCTCCGCGACGGTACGGGCTTTGAGCGTGCGCACAGCGTCGGGATTCGCTTTGCCCTTGGCGATCAGCGCATCGAGACCGGCCTTGTCGACGGGTTTGAGGCCTGGCGCGTCAGATGAAGTTTCTTTAGTCATGAAGGCTCTCCTGTAAGTTTCTATGGTCAACCGCGGCGGGTCCAGCTGACGCGCTGGATCAGCGCGAGAAGGAGCCCGTCGAAGAGGAATCCGATGACGCCGATGACGAGCACAAATGCTCCGAGACGGTTATATTCCAGCGTATCCCGCGCGTCGTTGATGGCGTAGCCAAGCCCGCTTGTGACGCCGAGATATTCGGCTGGAACAAGCACGATCCAGGCGACACCGACAGCCAGCCGGATGCCGGTCAGAAAATCTTGCGCAGTAGCGGGAATGATGACGGCGTTCAGCACATGCCAGCTATTCGCCCCAAGATTATGGGCGACCTTAATCCAATCCGGATCAAGCTTTTTAAGACCATTGGCGACAGCGAATATAATCGGCCAAATAGCGGCGGCGGCGATGAGAAAGACGATCGCGCCATCCCAGCTCGCAAACATCAAAATGGCGATCGGCATCCATGCGAGCGGACTCACCATGCGCAAAAGCTGAAAAGGAATGTAAGTCGCCTCGCGAAAGAAACGACTCTGACCGACAAGGACGCCAACTGGCGCGCCTATAGCGATCGCAAACGCAAGGCCCGCGCCGACGCGAAAGGCGCTTGGAACGACCGCCCGCCACACCGAGCCATCGAGCAACATCATCCGAAGGCTCGTCAATGTCGGCAGCGGCGCAAAACCCGCGAAGGTCGCTGTCGCCGGATTATGGATGAGCAGAAAGCCCGCAAAAGCCCATATAGCGAAAAGCAAGGATACGCCGCAGATCGGCGCCGCAAGACGGATGATTCCCGTCCGCGCAGCCCTGTTGGCCGGCGACGTCGAGATCTGTTCCGATGAAGGAATGGCGAGACTCATGGCTCCAGAATCTCCTCGCGCGCAAAGGGGTCAGATGCGTTGACGCTGGGATCAAGCATCCAATCTGGATATTTCTCCAGGGCCGAGCGAACAAAGTCATAATTGACGAGATCTTTGACGACGAAATCTGGATCGAGCTTGGCAAGAAAGGTGCGGTCGCCGGCCACCACTGTCTCGTTCATCGCCTCGACGATCAAGCGCGTTGCAGACGGATAAGGCCATGGCTGAAAATCGACGCGGCCGTTGCCCCAATCGAAATGCTTGATGGCGCCGCTGGTTTTATAGGACTCATCCTCTTTATAGAGCGTCATGGCACGCTTCACCACGCTTGCCGGCATGGGTAAATAGCCGGCCCCATCGCGCGACAGAAGCTCCGCCGCCTCCGCCTTATGGTGCGAGGTATAGATTTCGGCCCGCACAATGGCGTTGAGAACTTTTTGCGTCCAGGCTGGCTTGCGCTCGATTAGAGGCTGCGGCATGCAGACGACGCAGCATGGATGGTTTTTCCAGATGTCGCCGGTGAACCGCAAGATTCGACCGCCGGTGCCAACTTCGCCCATAGCGTCGAAGGGCTCCGCGACAATGTAGCCATCGATCTTTTTGGCGGCGAGAGCCGGCGGCATATCCGGCGGCTGCATCACTTGAAGACCGGTCTCGTTCGGGGCTGCCGCGGCGGACTTGATGACGGGCGTCAGACCGTTTTGCCGTAACGCATATTGCAGCACGATATTGTGCATTGAATACCAGAACGGAACGGCGATCTGCTTGCCGCCGAGATCGGCGAAAGAGCGAATGTTCGTCCCGCCTCCGACGACAAGGCTCGAGCCGTTGGTGTGCGCCCAGGCCATCACTTTGACTGGCACGTTATTGTTATAACGCATCCACAACGCAACAGGCATCAGAAGGTGAACTAGGTTGAATTTGCCGGCGGCGAACGCCTCGACGAGCGGCGCCCAACCGCGAATCAGAGTCGGCTTCTCGGCCTTCAATCCTTCATCTTCGAAATAGCCTTTGGCGTGCGCCACGAGCAGAGCTGCGGCGTCGACGATCGGCAGATAGCCGATCCGCACCACATCGTCACCGACGGCATCGGCGAACGCCAGTTTTGGAAGCCCGCCGGCGATGGCGCCAAGACCGCCAGCTGCGAGCCCATCGAGCACCGCGCGCCGCGACAGCCCAGCTTTTGCCGGGACATGATAGGTAAGGCCGAACTCAGCGCAGAACTGGCACATCCGAATATTTTCCCGTTCTTCGCGTTTGCGCCCTTACCGGCGCATGATCGACTTCGGAAAGGCCGCTACCGGAGCTTCGCCCAATGTCGAAACAGCCAAATCGTGATACAACGAAACCTGCGGCTCCGGCGCGAGAGCGGCGAGCAGGCGCGCGCGTTGCTCCAGAAAGAGCGCGCCGCCCGCAGGCGCCTTCGGCGTGTCGATGTCTGCGACGATGCGGCCAGGACCGGAGGCCAAGACAATGGTTCGGGCGGCAAGGCTCAGCGCGTCATCGACATCGTGCGTCACCAAAATCAGCGTTATGCCGAGCGTATCGATGATCGAACCAACCTCGAGCCGCAGTTCCGTGCGCGTCACCGGATCGAGCGAGGAAAAAGGCTCATCGAGCAGGAGAATCTCCGGATCGACGGCGAGAGAGCGGGCCAGAGCGACGCGTTGCTGCTGGCCGCCGGACAATTCAACAACCCTCGCCTTCGCGTAGCCCGCAAGACCAACAAGGCTCAGCAACTGCTCGACCCTCGCCGGCGCTTCGTTTCTCCGTCCGGCGAAACGCAGAGCCAGCGCCACATTGCCGGCAACATCGAGCCAAGGAAAGAGCAACGGACGCTGAAACATAAGATTGCAGCGCGGCCACGGCGCGCGGACCGGCTGCTCATTGACGCGCACTTCACCGGAAGACGGATGCGCAAGCCCGGCTATGAGCTGCAAAAGCGTCGATTTTCCTGAGCCGCTGCGACCAATGACGGCGAGGCGCTCGCCACGTGAGACGTTGAACGAAATGCGGTCGAGAACGAGAGCGCTCCGCCCGCGATAGCGGTGGCTGACGCCAAGAATCCGGATGTGAGGAATTGCTATCGACATTTGCGCGCCAAAGTTGAGGTGAGCAACAGTATATAAAACTTATGGTTCTACACAATAATTATTTGATGGCGGCGCTGCGATGTCGATTCGGGTGGAAATTGTTTGCGAAATTGTGCTTTTTACGTACATTCCATGAGGATATGAGACTAACCAGTCTTGATGCGGCAGCATTTCCGCCATGCTGGAGAAAACGCGGCGATGGTTCGAATAGCGCGTG
It contains:
- a CDS encoding ABC transporter permease subunit — its product is MSLAIPSSEQISTSPANRAARTGIIRLAAPICGVSLLFAIWAFAGFLLIHNPATATFAGFAPLPTLTSLRMMLLDGSVWRAVVPSAFRVGAGLAFAIAIGAPVGVLVGQSRFFREATYIPFQLLRMVSPLAWMPIAILMFASWDGAIVFLIAAAAIWPIIFAVANGLKKLDPDWIKVAHNLGANSWHVLNAVIIPATAQDFLTGIRLAVGVAWIVLVPAEYLGVTSGLGYAINDARDTLEYNRLGAFVLVIGVIGFLFDGLLLALIQRVSWTRRG
- a CDS encoding aldo/keto reductase, which encodes MASPDVLRYTRIPLTHGSGAIPAVGFGTLIPDPLATKQATTTALEVGFRHLDCAERYRNEAAVGDAMQAVFKAGMIRREDVFVTTKLWNTNHRPERVKPAYDASLRRLQLDYVDCYLIHTPFAFRPGDEQDPRDERGQVIYDRGVTLIETWQALERLIDDGHCKAIGLSDVTLEKVREVVAAARIKPAVVQVESHPYLPEWELLDFCRENRIVLLAFAALGHGMSPKMLDDPVITSIAQRVHKTPAQVALAWAAQRGTAFLTTSTKPGYIQENFEISALPEDAMREMREGITANVRFNAVAETGVPGFIPQAK
- a CDS encoding ABC transporter ATP-binding protein, coding for MSIAIPHIRILGVSHRYRGRSALVLDRISFNVSRGERLAVIGRSGSGKSTLLQLIAGLAHPSSGEVRVNEQPVRAPWPRCNLMFQRPLLFPWLDVAGNVALALRFAGRRNEAPARVEQLLSLVGLAGYAKARVVELSGGQQQRVALARSLAVDPEILLLDEPFSSLDPVTRTELRLEVGSIIDTLGITLILVTHDVDDALSLAARTIVLASGPGRIVADIDTPKAPAGGALFLEQRARLLAALAPEPQVSLYHDLAVSTLGEAPVAAFPKSIMRR
- a CDS encoding ABC transporter substrate-binding protein codes for the protein MCQFCAEFGLTYHVPAKAGLSRRAVLDGLAAGGLGAIAGGLPKLAFADAVGDDVVRIGYLPIVDAAALLVAHAKGYFEDEGLKAEKPTLIRGWAPLVEAFAAGKFNLVHLLMPVALWMRYNNNVPVKVMAWAHTNGSSLVVGGGTNIRSFADLGGKQIAVPFWYSMHNIVLQYALRQNGLTPVIKSAAAAPNETGLQVMQPPDMPPALAAKKIDGYIVAEPFDAMGEVGTGGRILRFTGDIWKNHPCCVVCMPQPLIERKPAWTQKVLNAIVRAEIYTSHHKAEAAELLSRDGAGYLPMPASVVKRAMTLYKEDESYKTSGAIKHFDWGNGRVDFQPWPYPSATRLIVEAMNETVVAGDRTFLAKLDPDFVVKDLVNYDFVRSALEKYPDWMLDPSVNASDPFAREEILEP
- a CDS encoding OsmC family protein; protein product: MTKETSSDAPGLKPVDKAGLDALIAKGKANPDAVRTLKARTVAEGKFRQLNFIRDLPAHIVDEPPGLLGDDTAPNPSEAALAALGSCLSVGIHANALAQGIKIRSLELELEGDINISAVWGVGAAPESVGFSAVRVAVKIDADAPQDKLDALVAHATTWSPVANTFTRPVPLKVKLSS
- a CDS encoding DNA-3-methyladenine glycosylase: MAEFLERGHAYIYFAYGSSYMVNVSSETPGIGAGVLIRALEPLEGIPIMQLNRGIERLRDLARGPGRLAAALRVDRQLDGIDLCQAGPLRLGSDVRASGEIGQSKRISITRAADSLLRFYVRGNRFVSGPRSLNGSG
- a CDS encoding acyl-CoA dehydrogenase family protein, whose amino-acid sequence is MPTREMAKSAASATEFMLARVRDIAVRYLRPRAPDIDSKGEYPLDILRHLGAAGAFAQHHRGFGETRSVDVGAAIAAMSLVAEECLSTAFCVWCQDAFGWYVENTDNEDLRGQLQSGAASGEILGGTGLSNPMKALSGIEPLRLRGRRVAGGYRIDGILPWVSNIEQGHYFGICFSLEDDDDHIIMALVRSGEEGVSSRNATQFIALNGTATVTMLFKQAFIPDETILADPLRPFASRIRPGFILLQTGMASGLVRGAIALMRNLPEPIWKVNRFLPVGPAEIEDRLLSLEANLVKLALTPLDQNSAFLERVFEARLEASTLGLDAAQAAMLHAGARGYVAGSAYSRRLRESFFIAIVTPATKHLRKDIAHLKDAAALAS
- a CDS encoding peroxiredoxin-like family protein, yielding MKPRINLTALLAEICAADIPPAQRLSRYATAMRESGSPFPDVYDRLVERLRSVEAGAGAPEVGDIMPPFILPNSHGRMVSLGETLTQGPVVLSFNRGHWCPFCKIELWSMSEAEREFAEFGARIVSIMPERQSSTASIVAELLNRLPVLSDMDNGYAMSLGLAMWVGDRVRELMVEHGLSLDAFQGNDAWLLPLPATFVIGRQGRILARFVDPDFRTRMAIDDIVKALRLSIG